Within the Gloeobacter kilaueensis JS1 genome, the region GCACTTTTCTATAACACCATCGGTGCCTTCAATACAGCTGTAGGCTTCAATGCACTTGATTCTAATACTACTGGTAGCTTTAACACAGCCACTGGTGTCGGTGCGCTCTCACTGAATACTGCTGGCTACTCGAACATGGCTAGCGGTTACGAGGCGCTCTTCTACAACTCTACCGGTAACTTCAACACGGCTATAGGTACTAATTCGCTCTACAGAAACACTACGGGCACGCGCAACATTGCCTTGGGCTATGGAGCAGGCTACTATATCAGTGTTGGCAGCAACAACATTCACATTGGCAATAGTGGTTCATCCAGTGATTCGAGGGTAATTCGTATTGGCACGGCAGGTGGTCAGATCCGTACCTTCATCGCAGGCATCTCGGGTTCGACAGCAAGCGGTGGGGTGCAGGTGTTCATCAACTCTTCGGGTCAATTGGGTACTCTTACCTCTTCCAAACGCTTCAAACAAGACATCCATACTCTCGATTCAATCAGTAATAAACTGCTAAAGTTGCGACCGGTCTCGTTTCGTTACAGGCAGGCAGCGGAGGACGGCACACATCCTGTGCAGTATGGATTGATTGCCGAGGAAGTGGCGAGGGTCTTTCCGCAACTAATAGAGTACGATAAGCAAGGCAAACCCTTCACCATATACTATCACTTGCTGACGCCGTTGCTGTTGAGTGAACTGCAGAAAGAGCATCAGCAGAATGTCTCTCAGCAAGCAGAACTAGCAAGTCTCAAAAAGAGGGATATGCAGCAACGAGCAGAGCTAGCGAGTCTCAAACAGCAATTTGTTGCCCAGCAACAACAACAGCAACAGCAGGCGGCTCAGATGGCAGCACTGCAACTGAAACTCAGACGGTTAGACCTGTTTGTACAGGCAGCGAATCTTGACGTGCGCCTGTCACAAAAGTAAAATCCCGCTAGAAACTGCTTCTGAGGCCAGCGGTGAAGTTGATGGGCGGTGCGCCGTTGCCGTAGTTGCGCTCGTAGCGGGCACTGGTGAGGTTGTCGATGTAACCGGTGAGGGTGAGGTTGCGCGTCAGGGGCACCTGAAAAGAGAGATTCAGCGTCGCGTAGCCCGGCAGCAGTGTGCCGGGAGGAAGCGCGCCGATATTCTGGATGAACCGGCCCGTGCTCGGGTTGACGACGAACTCCTCGCCCTCGACATCCGGATCGACGGCGAAGCCCGGACCGATGTGCAGCGGATCGACCGAGCGGTAGCCCTGGAAGTTGACAAACAGCGCCGCCCGCCAGCCGGAGGGGTTGTCGTAGGAGACCCCTGCCTGGCCGCTATGGAACGGCACCAGCGGGTACTGGGTGTTGTTGTAGACGTCTTTGAAACCCTGGCCGATGCGGGCATCGGTGTAAGTTTCGGTGGCAAAGACCGTCCAGCGGGGCACGAACTGCCAGGAAGCGCTCAGCTCGAAGCCGGAGGTGCGCACCTCCGGAAAATTGACGCGCACCCGGTCGTTGACCGCGTAGCCGTAGAGCGCCTGCAACTGGGCATCGGCGGCGTTGCCCGACTCGATCAGTTCGTAACCCAGCAGGTTCTGGATGTCGTTGATAAAGTAGCTCATGCGAATCAGGCTGGTGCGGCTCGGCTGCCAGTCGAAGCCCACGTCCCAGGTGGAACCTTTTTCCGGCTCCAGTCCCGGATTGCCCTTGATCTCGCCCACGCCGAACAAATCGTTGAAGTTAGGGGTCTTGTAGACCTTGGTGAACGTGCCGCGCAGGCCGAATTCGGGCGTCACCTGCCAGCGCACGCCGATGCTCGGATCGATCGAACCTTGAAAGTCGCGGTTGAAGTTGCGGCTGAAGGCGCTGTTGCCAAAGGAAGCGCGCAACCCCGCCGTGAGCGTCACGTTGTCGGCGGGCTTGAAAGTGTTGAGGGCAAAGAAGGACGGCCTGCCAATCGTCGCCTCGTAGTTGAGGGAGACCTGCCCTTCGCCGGCAGTGACCGAGTTGCCGCCTTCTTGAATAAAGTCGAAGCCGTAGGAGAGGTTATAGCCCGGTGAAATCTGCCAGTCGTGCAACAGGCGGGCGCTGAAGACGCTGATGTCGGTCGCATCGCCCTCGCCAAAGGCAAACTCGGTGGTCCGCCCGCGATCGTAGGCGACGCGCACCTGGAGGTTGGACTTTTTGTCGGCACCGAGCTTGTGGTTGAAGGTGGCAGCCGCACCGTAGTAATCGATGAAGATACGCGGCACCAGTTCCTCGTTCAGCCCGAGGGTGTTAGCGGAGGCGGTGCGCACCCCGAGTTCCGGGTGATTGGGATTAAAGAATGGAATTGCCTGGCGCGTGTCTTCGAGGGCGAAGAGGGTAATCCCCCGGCCCCCCTGGCGGTAGTACGAGTTGAAGCTCAGGGTGCTATCGGGATCGATGTCCCAATCGAGGTCAAAGCCGTAGGTAGAACTATCTACCGCTCCACTCTTGCGAATGCCTGAGATCGTAAAACCTGGCCGGTCCACCTGATAGTAGTAGTCCGAGGCCGTCTTGAAGGTGGTGGCGTAAACGTCGAAGCGCAGATTGTCGCTGATCGGACCTCCGACCCGCACCCGGTAATCGCTGTAGCCGTAGCTGCCAAAGGTGACCTCAGCACTGCCCTCGAAAACTTTGGGCGGTCGTTTGGTAATCACGTTGATTGCCCCACCCACCGCCGTGCTGCCGTAGAGGGTCGTCGCCCCACCGGTGAGCACCTCGATGCGATCGATCTGGGCCACCGGCAATTCGTTGAGATCGACGTGCTCCTGGTTAAGGTTGTTGATCGAGCGGCCATCGATGAGCAATGCCGTGCTGGTAGTGGGCAGGCCGCGAATAAAGTAGGTGCTGTGTACGTCCGCGCCCTGGCCGAACATATTGCTCACCACCCCCGGCACTCCCCGTAGAGCGTCGCCCACCGTGCGCGCCCCTTTTTGCTCGATCTCCTTTTGATCGATGACGTAGACCGAGCCGGGAATCTCGCGCACCTTCTGCTGGCGGAGCGTACCGGTCACCGTCACCGTGTCGAGGACATAGCTGGGTTCGCTCGCCGCAAGCTGGGTCGTCGCTGAACTGCTTCTGGGCACGGGGGCCGCCTGGGGCGAAGTGAGATCCTGCGCCATCAGATCTTTTGCCTGCAAATCAGCCTGGCGCAACTCCTGGGCGGTGGGCAGGGCAAAGCCCGGAAGGGCGGTGAGCACAATACCTGCCACGGGCAGACCGATTGCCAGCAGCGAACGGGAAATACAAACAGGCAGGCTGGACACGGAACACTCCTTCACGGTGAAGCGGGATATCCAGAAATCCCGAGCGCGCAGCCATCGTATCAGTAATAAGACTGATTATCAATCTTCTTATAACACCCATTAGCGCGATGCCTGTTCAAAACTGCTCCCACCTGCAACTGCTCCTGCCAGACTCCCCGATTGTCCCCGCTTATCCCGCCTGCAGCCCAGTTACAGTGAACCCCCCCTCGTATATTGCTATTGGTTCCAAGGTAGCGGTGAGGACTGTGCCCCCCCTTGCGGCTTTGACCGCGTGGAAGAGATTGTCCCCCGCTATCAAGGACCGGCAAAGCTGAACCGTATCGAGTGGCACTGACCACGTATCACGAGGCTAGACTTTTGCCGTCCTGCGGAACTTGCCTACCTCCTCTGAAGCTTCAACTGGAGACACTCATGCAGCGAGACGGTTCACAAAACGACTATCAGCTATTTGTCGGTATTGATGTGGCGGCACTCACTGTCACTGCCGCCTGGCTGCTCACCCACGCAAAGCCTACCGCTGCCATCACACTGCCCCAAACCCCCGAAGGACACTGCCAATTGGCCGAACGCTTACTCGCCGTCTGTCCCACCGCCGCTGAGGTGTTAGTGGTCATCGAAGCCACAGGCTCCTACTGGATGCGACTGGCCACATTTCTGGCGCTCAAAGGTTTTGCCGTCAGTGTGGTCAACCCCGCTCAGTCTCATTACTTTGCCAGGGCACTGCTCAAGCGTTCCAAAAGCGATGCGCTTGATGCCCAGACGCTTGCCCAACTCGCTGCCGCCCTGCAACCTGGTCTTTGGCAGCCGCCGCCTGAGATTTATTACCAACTCCAACAGCGCCTGCAGCATCGCGATGCCTTGCTGCAGCAACGCCAACAACTGCACAACCAGTTGCACGCTCTGCGGCAATTTCCGTTGGTGGTGGCGGCGGTACAAGCGAGTCTGGAGCAGTTGAGCCACACCTTCGATGAGCAGATTGCGCAGATGGAAGCTCAGCTAGAAGCGCTGCTCGCCCAAGACTCGCTTTGGCATCAAGCTGCAACCAAGCTGCGCACTATCAAAGGCATTGGGTCTGTCACCGCTGGGTGGGTGTTGGTGAGTACCCTCAACTTCGGCTGCTGTGCAACGGTGGAAGCGGCGGTGGCCTACGCGGGTCTCGCTCCCCGCTCCCACCGTAGCGGCACCAGCCTTCATAGACCAGAGCGCATCGGCCATGCAGGCAATGCCCGCTTACGCACGGCGCTGTATATGGCGAGCTTGAGTGCGATCCGCTGCAATCAGCAGATTAAAAGCTTTTACCAGCGGCTACGAGCAGCCGGTAAACCGGCAAAGGTAGCGCTTTGCGCTGCGGCTCGCAAACTCTTACACATTGCCTGGGCGGTTGTGAAAACAGACACGCCTTTCGATGCAGAGCACGGCAGGTTGGTTTGCTTGCAGTAGGGCGGAGGAAGAGAAGAAAGGAGGAGGCTGCTTGACTCTCAATACCGTATCTCTTCTCCTCTGCCCGGCGGGGCAGCCCCCCATTCGGGGGGCAGGGGAGGAGAGGGGGGGCAGGGGGGGTGTGGAGGGGTGGGGGACGGTTTTAGCAATACCCAAAAAAGTAATCAGAGAAACGACTACCCCCCAAAAAGCCCGCTTCCCCCAATCCAGCCCAAAACCCGATGTTTTTT harbors:
- a CDS encoding IS110 family transposase, whose amino-acid sequence is MQRDGSQNDYQLFVGIDVAALTVTAAWLLTHAKPTAAITLPQTPEGHCQLAERLLAVCPTAAEVLVVIEATGSYWMRLATFLALKGFAVSVVNPAQSHYFARALLKRSKSDALDAQTLAQLAAALQPGLWQPPPEIYYQLQQRLQHRDALLQQRQQLHNQLHALRQFPLVVAAVQASLEQLSHTFDEQIAQMEAQLEALLAQDSLWHQAATKLRTIKGIGSVTAGWVLVSTLNFGCCATVEAAVAYAGLAPRSHRSGTSLHRPERIGHAGNARLRTALYMASLSAIRCNQQIKSFYQRLRAAGKPAKVALCAAARKLLHIAWAVVKTDTPFDAEHGRLVCLQ
- a CDS encoding tail fiber domain-containing protein, which produces MMRIFVPFITRLLLGTGASAFLMATQMTVRAQTTNTATGEGALFSNTTGFANTANGYSALFSNTTGSSNTADGASALYNNTTASYNTASGASALYSNTTGDHNTAIGTYALFYNTIGAFNTAVGFNALDSNTTGSFNTATGVGALSLNTAGYSNMASGYEALFYNSTGNFNTAIGTNSLYRNTTGTRNIALGYGAGYYISVGSNNIHIGNSGSSSDSRVIRIGTAGGQIRTFIAGISGSTASGGVQVFINSSGQLGTLTSSKRFKQDIHTLDSISNKLLKLRPVSFRYRQAAEDGTHPVQYGLIAEEVARVFPQLIEYDKQGKPFTIYYHLLTPLLLSELQKEHQQNVSQQAELASLKKRDMQQRAELASLKQQFVAQQQQQQQQAAQMAALQLKLRRLDLFVQAANLDVRLSQK
- a CDS encoding TonB-dependent receptor plug domain-containing protein, which codes for MSSLPVCISRSLLAIGLPVAGIVLTALPGFALPTAQELRQADLQAKDLMAQDLTSPQAAPVPRSSSATTQLAASEPSYVLDTVTVTGTLRQQKVREIPGSVYVIDQKEIEQKGARTVGDALRGVPGVVSNMFGQGADVHSTYFIRGLPTTSTALLIDGRSINNLNQEHVDLNELPVAQIDRIEVLTGGATTLYGSTAVGGAINVITKRPPKVFEGSAEVTFGSYGYSDYRVRVGGPISDNLRFDVYATTFKTASDYYYQVDRPGFTISGIRKSGAVDSSTYGFDLDWDIDPDSTLSFNSYYRQGGRGITLFALEDTRQAIPFFNPNHPELGVRTASANTLGLNEELVPRIFIDYYGAAATFNHKLGADKKSNLQVRVAYDRGRTTEFAFGEGDATDISVFSARLLHDWQISPGYNLSYGFDFIQEGGNSVTAGEGQVSLNYEATIGRPSFFALNTFKPADNVTLTAGLRASFGNSAFSRNFNRDFQGSIDPSIGVRWQVTPEFGLRGTFTKVYKTPNFNDLFGVGEIKGNPGLEPEKGSTWDVGFDWQPSRTSLIRMSYFINDIQNLLGYELIESGNAADAQLQALYGYAVNDRVRVNFPEVRTSGFELSASWQFVPRWTVFATETYTDARIGQGFKDVYNNTQYPLVPFHSGQAGVSYDNPSGWRAALFVNFQGYRSVDPLHIGPGFAVDPDVEGEEFVVNPSTGRFIQNIGALPPGTLLPGYATLNLSFQVPLTRNLTLTGYIDNLTSARYERNYGNGAPPINFTAGLRSSF